A portion of the Cryptomeria japonica chromosome 5, Sugi_1.0, whole genome shotgun sequence genome contains these proteins:
- the LOC131050743 gene encoding L-type lectin-domain containing receptor kinase IX.1-like, whose amino-acid sequence MANLFFFKLMCMTCLFSYANTDDTSLNSVRGLSFNFPKFRASETDGNRPCKRDRICLLGDATVSDNVVHLTNSNSLHYNKLNQSSGRIVYKETIQLSSIANFSAHFAFSMYYHKENSQGDGIAFFLSSEGSAYNIPQFTTEGRFGLVGDVLDKLPEFFAVVFSSLQETVGTLAHSFSDAHYLKNGSFPGLNNGTRWDAWIDYNSQELRVYLSSGSHSLKSRKNCILSQNVSLSKYLSGNVSIGFSSATLGSNETHNIFSWSFNSSIYSIFSRMDFNSTLYSNNTSVGFNSNATGSEMSSKGKVQKQVSISTKLLLGVGCGFVACIAGTLWGYFSFLRRKRAAPITRQKLADIDLEKFLYHIPRHFKLDDLTAGTNNFSETLKLGQGGFGGVYKCNLAQTNEIVAVKRISEGLKQGIKEFISEVSIVSRLRHRNLVQLLGWCHELDQLFLVYEYMSNGSLDRRIFTRGRREEESQVLQWSTRYKIVSEIANALLYLHEEWDECVVHRDVKASNILLDRNFDAKIGDFGLARMVKHQRLAQTTQAAGTLGYLAPECVASGKTGPESDVYSFGAVALEIACGKKAIDESLEEFDMRLVAWAWDLYSRGRLLEGADVRLNGEFEEKEMERLMVVGLWCSHPDAASRPIMRQVVRLLKFEVAAPALPTTMPIPSYDRASITTGPSVPVQSITTLSPR is encoded by the coding sequence ATGGCGAATTTATTTTTCTTCAAATTAATGTGTATGACCTGTTTGTTCTCTTATGCAAACACGGATGATACTTCCCTGAATTCAGTAAGAGGTTTAAGCTTTAATTTCCCTAAATTCAGGGCTTCGGAAACAGATGGAAATCGGCCCTGCAAAAGAGATAGAATTTGTTTATTGGGTGACGCTACAGTCTCTGATAATGTTGTCCATCTTACAAACAGTAACAGCTTACATTACAACAAATTGAATCAATCATCAGGCAGAATTGTTTATAAGGAGACTATTCAGCTTTCGTCTATAGCCAATTTCAGCGCTCACTTTGCCTTTTCTATGTACTATCATAAAGAGAATTCTCAGGGCGACGGAATAGCCTTCTTTCTTTCATCTGAAGGATCGGCTTATAATATTCCACAATTCACAACTGAAGGTCGGTTTGGTCTTGTTGGAGATGTACTTGATAAGTTACCTGAATTTTTTGCCGTAGTGTTTTCAAGTCTGCAGGAGACAGTTGGAACTCTTGCCCATAGTTTTTCAGATGCTCATTATTTGAAAAACGGTAGCTTTCCTGGTCTAAACAATGGGACAAGATGGGATGCGTGGATTGACTACAACAGCCAGGAACTCAGAGTATATCTTTCTAGTGGTTCTCATAGTTTGAAGTCCCGTAAAAATTGCATTTTATCACAGAATGTAAGTTTGTCCAAATATCTTAGTGGAAATGTCTCTATAGGCTTCTCGTCTGCAACTCTAGGCTCcaatgagacccacaatatctttTCATGGAGCTTCAACAGCAGCATCTATTCGATATTTAGCAGAATGGATTTCAACAGCACCTTGTACTCAAACAACACTTCAGTGGGTTTCAACAGCAATGCAACTGGTTCAGAGATGAGCTCTAAGGGAAAAGTCCAAAAACAAGTAAGCATTTCAACAAAATTATTGCTGGGTGTTGGATGTGGCTTTGTGGCTTGTATTGCAGGTACATTGTGGGGTTACTTTTCTTTCCTTAGAAGAAAGAGAGCTGCACCCATCACAAGACAAAAGTTAGCAGATATAGATCTTGAGAAGTTTCTTTACCATATTCCCCGACACTTTAAGCTGGATGATCTCACGGCCGGAACTAACAATTTCAGTGAAACTCTAAAGCTTGGGCAAGGAGGATTCGGAGGAGTATACAAATGCAATCTTGCTCAAACAAATGAGATTGTGGCTGTGAAGCGTATCTCAGAAGGTTTAAAGCAGGGGATTAAGGAATTCATTTCAGAAGTGAGTATAGTTAGTCGTTTGAGACACCGGAATCTTGTTCAACTCTTGGGATGGTGTCATGAGTTAGATCAGTTGTTTTTGGTTTATGAATATATGTCTAATGGAAGCCTGGACAGACGTATCTTCAccagaggaagaagagaagaagagtctCAAGTACTGCAGTGGAGTACCAGGTATAAAATAGTTAGTGAAATAGCAAATGCATTGTTGTATCTTCATGAAGAGTGGGATGAATGTGTTGTGCACAGAGATGTGAAAGCCAGTAATATTTTGCTGGATAGAAATTTCGATGCAAAGATTGGAGATTTCGGCTTAGCACGCATGGTGAAGCATCAGCGTCTAGCTCAGACCACCCAAGCTGCAGGAACATTGGGATATTTAGCCCCTGAATGTGTAGCGTCGGGAAAAACTGGTCCCGAATCTGATGTTTACAGCTTTGGAGCAGTGGCTCTCGAAATAGCCTGTGGCAAGAAAGCAATAGATGAAAGCTTGGAAGAGTTCGACATGCGGCTTGTAGCGTGGGCATGGGATCTGTATAGCCGAGGAAGACTATTGGAGGGTGCAGATGTGAGATTAAATGGAGAGTTTGAGGAGAAAGAAATGGAACGATTGATGGTGGTGGGGCTGTGGTGTTCTCATCCTGATGCTGCTAGTCGGCCCATAATGAGGCAAGTGGTGAGGTTACTGAAATTTGAAGTTGCAGCGCCTGCTCTCCCCACTACAATGCCTATACCATCATATGATCGCGCTTCAATTACCACCGGGCCTTCAGTTCCAGTGCAATCTATCACCACTTTGAGTCCAAGGTAG